A DNA window from Camelina sativa cultivar DH55 chromosome 13, Cs, whole genome shotgun sequence contains the following coding sequences:
- the LOC104734962 gene encoding serine carboxypeptidase-like 19 → MRNGLISFLVLFLLTISSIHVDASSLLVKYLPGFEGPLPFELETGYVSIGESGDVELFYYFVKSERNPKNDPFMIWLTGGPGCSSICGLLFANGPLAFKGDEYNGTVPPLELTSFSWTKVANILYLESPAGSGYSYARTRRAFESSDTKQINQIDQFRRSWFVDHQEFISSPFYVGGDSFSGFIVPGVVQQISLGNEKGLTPLINIQGYVLGNPLTDRNLESNYRVSFAHGMGLISDELFESLERSCEGKFFNVDPSNARCSNNLQTYDHCMSEIYAEHILLRNCEVDYVIPETLQTISNIRTDRRRVLKEFSRNDSSSLPPPSCFTYKYFLSAFWANDENVRKALGVKKEVGKWNRCNIQNIPYTFQIFNAFPYHVNISRIGFRSLIYSGDHDSMVPFSSTQAWIRALNYSIVDDWRPWMMSSNQVAGYTRTYANKMTFATIKGGGHTAEYNPDQSAVMFRRWIDGEPL, encoded by the exons ATGAGAAACGGCCTAATTAGCTTCCTTGTCTTATTTCTATTGACCATCTCCTCCATTCATGTTGATGCGTCTTCTTTGCTTGTGAAGTATCTTCCTGGTTTTGAAGGTCCTCTTCCTTTTGAGCTCGAGACTGG atatgtGAGTATTGGTGAATCTGGAGACGTTGAGCTCTTTTACTACTTTGTAAAATCAGAGAGAAATCCAAAAAATGATCCTTTCATGATCTGGCTCACTGGTGGCCCTGGCTGCAGCTCCATCTGTGGATTGCTTTTTGCCAACG GTCCTTTAGCTTTTAAAGGGGATGAGTATAATGGAACAGTGCCTCCTTTAGAGTTAACATCTTTTTCATGGACAAAG GTGGCTAACATTTTGTATTTGGAATCTCCTGCTGGCTCTGGATATTCTTATGCGAGAACTCGGCGTGCTTTTGAGTCTAGCGACACCAAACAAATTAACCAAATTGATCAGTTTCGTAGGAGT TGGTTTGTGGATCACCAGGAGTTTATATCGAGTCCATTTTACGTTGGTGGAGattcattttctgggtttattgTTCCAGGGGTTGTTCAACAGATTTCTCTTG GAAATGAGAAAGGCCTCACACCACTCATAAATATTCA AGGGTATGTTCTTGGAAACCCTTTGACAGATAGAAACCTAGAATCTAACTACAGAGTTTCATTTGCTCATGGGATGGGACTTATTTCAGATGAGCTCTTTGAG TCACTTGAAAGAAGTTGTGAAGGCAAATTCTTCAACGTAGACCCAAGTAATGCAAGATGCTCAAATAATCTTCAAACATATGACCAT TGTATGTCAGAGATATACGCAGAGCATATATTGTTACGAAACTGCGAAGTAGATTACGTCATACCAGAAACACTACAAACCATATCAAACATCAGAACCGATAGAAGAAGAGTACTGAAGGAGTTTTCAAGAAATGATTCATCATCATTGCCACCACCTAGCTGCTTT ACTTATAAGTATTTTCTGTCTGCCTTTTGGGCGAACGATGAAAATGTACGCAAAGCTCTAGGCGTGAAGAAG GAAGTAGGAAAATGGAATCGATGCAACATCCAAAACATACCATATACGTTTCAAATTTTCAATGCATTTCCGTATCACGTGAACATAAGTCGTATAGGCTTTCGCTCTCTCATTTACAG TGGTGATCATGATTCTATGGTACCTTTCTCTTCAACTCAAGCATGGATCAGAGCTCTCAACTATTCCATTGTTGATGACTGGAGACCTTGGATGATGAGTAGCAATCAAGTTGCTGG ATATACAAGAACTTACGCGAATAAGATGACATTTGCAACCATCAAG GGAGGAGGGCACACAGCGGAGTACAATCCAGATCAATCCGCAGTTATGTTCAGAAGATGGATTGATGGAGAACCTCTCTGA
- the LOC104734961 gene encoding soluble inorganic pyrophosphatase 6, chloroplastic, with the protein MAATRVITAATAVTQTTSCFLAKRAFALPAKRPCGGFGALCFSRRALVLKSKRPFSCSAIYNPQVKVQEEGPPESLDYRVFFLDGSGKKVSPWHDVPLTLGDGVFNFIVEIPKESKAKMEVATDEDFTPIKQDTKKGKLRYYPYNINWNYGLLPQTWEDPSHANSEVEGCFGDNDPVDVVEIGETQRKIGDILKIKPLAALAMIDEGELDWKIVAISLDDPKAHLVNDVEDVEKHFPGTLTAIRDWFRDYKIPDGKPANRFGLGDKPANKEYALKIIHETNESWAKLVKRTVDAGELSLY; encoded by the exons ATGGCGGCTACTAGAGTGATAACTGCAGCCACGGCCGTAACCCAAACCACCTCTTGTTTCCTCGCCAAACGAGCTTTCGCTCTGCCGGCTAAGAGACCTTGCGGCGGATTTGGCGCTCTCTGTTTCAGCAGAAGAGCTTTGGTGTTGAAATCCAAGAGACCCTTCTCCTGCAGTGCCATTTACAACCCTCAGGTGAAGGTTCAAGAAGAAGGTCCACCCGAATCCTTAGATTATCGTGTTTTCTTCCTCGATGGTTCTGGAAAGAAG GTTTCTCCATGGCATGATGTACCATTGACCTTAGGAGATGGAGTTTTTAACTTTATAGTTGAAATACCTAAAGAGTCGAAAGCTAAAATGGAGGTTGCTACTGATGAAGATTTCACTCCTATTAAGCAAGACACTAAGAAGGGCAAGCTCAGATATTATCC GTACAACATAAACTGGAACTATGGGTTGCTTCCACAGACATGGGAAGATCCTTCTCATGCAAATTCTGAAGTTGAAGGATGTTTTGGGGATAACGATCCAG TTGATGTTGTTGAGATTGGTGAAACCCAAAGGAAGATAGGAGATATTCTTAAAATCAAGCCTTTGGCTGCTTTAGCTATGATTGATGAAGGAGAGCTAGACTGGAAGATTGTTGCCATTTCTTTGGATGACCCAAAAGCTCATCTTGTGAATGATGTCGAAGATGTTGAGAAACATTTCCCG GGTACACTAACAGCCATTAGAGACTGGTTTAGAGACTACAAGATCCCAGATGGAAAGCCTGCTAACAGATTTGGTCTTGGAGACAAACCAGCAAACAAA GAATATGCTTTGAAGATCATCCATGAAACAAATGAATCATGGGCTAAACTTGTGAAGAGAACAGTTGATGCTGGAGAGCTTTCCCTTTACTGA